The DNA sequence CTGCCACGCCTGAGTTCGAGTCGATCGTCTCGGCACCCATCGCATACATACCGGCGGCCCCATACGCCTGAGACACGTCGAGGCCCGCCACGTCCGGCTGGCCGTCGAACGCGGCCAGGTCGACCGCCATCGTCGCCACGGTCGACGCCGAGAACCCCGAGAGCTTCATCGCGCCCGACGAAACGAGCGCATCGCTGAGCGTGTGCGCCGTAGCCGCTCCACTCCACTCGGCGGCCAACTGCTTAGCGACCTGCTCGCGCGTAGGTGTCACGGTCGCACTGCCCATGGCCGAAGCCGCTGCGCTCGCGATGGTCGACTGCGACAGGCCGAAGCCGGGCTTGGACAGTGTCACGACAGCCGCAGTACCCCCGGCGCCCTTGACTGCCTTGACGGCCTCATCGGCACCCTCTCCCGACGCACCGCTGGTCAGGATCATGACGGTTCGCCCAGCGAGGCGTCCGGCGGTCCACTCGTCGGTCATCTGCGAAGCGTAGGCGTCTTCCAGACTCAGGGAAGACCTCAGCGCGGTGTTCTGCTTCTTGATGGTGTTGAACTCGGACTGCAGGCTTGAGACGAGCGCGCGTTGCTGCGAGTCGAAGACGCCTTGGCGAACGACCAAGCCGCCCAGCACGATGCCGATTGCGAGCGCCAAGAAGACGGCGACGAGCGAGGCGATGTGATAGCGCAGGTTGTACATGGTCACCCTTCGATGTGCCGAGTCGAGATGTTACGCACCGAACATGATACGCATGCGCAACACAATCAGCTCGATGAAGGCGCGCGCGGAAGGCGAGATGAGGATGACCGTGCCCACGACGACGATGCCGGCGACCAGTATCAGGAACAGGTAGCTCGGGCTGACCGAGGCGCGATAGAGCTTGTTGACGCCCTTGGCGTCGACGAGCTTGGGGCCGACCTTGAGACGCACGAGGAACGTCGAGGCCATCCCTTTGCGGCCCTTGTCGAGGTACTCGACCAGGTTAGCGTGCGTGCCGACCGCAACGATAAGGTCGGCTCCAGACTCCCACGCCAGCAGGAGCGCGAGGTCCTCGCTGGTGGCCGCCAGCGGCCACGCGACCCCGTCGAGCCCGAGCTCCTTCAGGCGCGCCATTCCGGGCGCTCGGCCGTCAGGGTAGGCGTGCACGATCAGCTCGGCGCCGGACTTCAGCGCCACGTCGGTCACCGAGTCCATGTCCCCCACGATCACGTCGGGCTCGAAGCCCGCCTCCATGATCGCGTCGGCGCCACCGTCGACTCCGATCAGCACCGGTCGCATCTCGTTGATGTAGGGCTTAAGCGTGTCGAGGTCTTCCTTGAAGTCGTAGCCGCGGACCACTACAAGTACCTGCCGGCCCTCGATGTGTACGTCGGTCGGCGGCACCCACATCTCATCGATGAGGATGCCTTTTTCCTTCTCGAGGTACTCGATCGTGTTGCGCGCGAACCGGTCGAGCTGCTCGCCGAGACCAACCTTCGCGGCCTCCATGCGCTCCTCGACATCCTTGACCGAGAGCCTCGTCCCCGTCGCGATGACTTTCTTGCCAGACAGGATCTCGTCGCCGATCACCTGTATGATGTCGCCCTCATGGATCTGCTCGAAGATCTCGCATCCAGCCGCGTCGATGAGCGTGACTCCACCGCGCGTAAGCAGCAGCGGGCCGAGGTTGGGGTAGGCGCCGGAGATCGAAGGAGCCGCGTTAACGACAACCTCGACGCCAGTCTCGAGCAGCGACTCAGCGCTCACGCGATCCATGTCAACATGGTCGATGATCGCGATGTCGTCCGGCCCCAGTCGTTTGACCAGGTCTTTTGTTCGCTTGTCGAGTTTCGCGACGCCCTCGTGGCGCATGTGTCTCCCACGGATTGAATTCGCACGCCCATGCAGCGTTCATCGCACCACGCCAGCACCGTGCCGACTGCGAATGCTACCACTCGGCATGCGCCGTCGTGTGACGTCCGAGTGGAGATGCTCGGTCAAATCGGCTGCTTGGCCGCTCGCAACAGTTCGCGTGCGTGGGCGATGGCCGTCGTAGAGTCGTTACCCGCAAGCATGCGAGCAATCTCGGCGACTCGAGACTCCGCCTCGACCAGCTGAACACTCGTGGCCGCCGAGAGTTCTCCTAGCGACTTGCTCACCACCAGCTGGGCATCGGCATACGCGGCCACCTGCGCAAGGTGCGTGACGACGATGACCTGATGGCTCTCGGCGAGCTTGGCAAGCCTGCGCCCGACGGCATGTGCGGTCGCCCCGCCGATACCCGCATCAATCTCGTCGAAGACGAGCGTCTCGACGGTGTCCGCCTCGCCCAGCACACCCTTGAGCGCCAGCATGACGCGCGAGATCTCGCCTCCCGACGCGATCTTCGCGAGCGGCCGCGGGGGCTGACCGGGTGCGGGAGCGAAGAGGAATTCGATGCGGTGCGAGCCCTCGGCTGTCCAATGGTCGAAGGCCAGATCGCTGATCGCGACCTCGAAACGCGCACCTTGCATGGCCAGGTCGCTGACAGCAGCACCCAGAGCGTCGATGAAACTCGGCACCGCACCTGCTCGGGCCGCCGCAAGCCGATCCGCTGCAACCCGCAGGTCGCCTTCTGCCGCCTCAACGGCCTCGTCGGCAGCACGCATGCCCTCTTCGCCCGCGTCGAATGCGGTGAGCGATGCCACGGCATCATCTCGGGTGGCAATCACGTCGTCTAGGCGCGGGCCGTACTTGCGAATCAAGCCATGGAGTTCGGCGGTGCGCGCGAGCAACGCATCGAGTGACGCGGGATCGTGCTGGATCGCGTCGCGGTACGCGCGAAGCTCGGCGCCGGCGTCGTCGGCGAGCGCGCCAGCCTCGACTAGCCGCTCCGCCAGCGCATCGAGCGCGGGGTCGATGCCGGCGCTCTTCGCGAGTTCGGCGATGGCGAGCGCGAGGCAGTCGGTGGCTCCTCCATCGCCGCGAACGAGCTGCACGGCTTCGCTGGCCGCATCGGCGAGTCGCTCGGCATGCTGCAGCGCTGGCAGGCGAGCTTCGATCTCGGCATCCTCACCGGGAAGCGGTGCGGCAGCGCCGATTTCGTCGGCGACAAACCGCAGGTAGTCGGCGTTGCGGGCGCCCTCGGCGAGCTGTGCGGCCAGATGGTCGCGGGTCGCCACGGCGTCGCGGTGCGCGGTGCGCGCGGCTCGATACTCGTCGCGTGCGTCGGCGGCCGCGCTTCCCGCCCACCGGTCGAGATAGCCGACGTGGCTCGCAGGCTGCAGTAGCGCCTGGTGATCGTGTTGTCCGTGCAAGTCGACGAGCGGCCCGAGCTTCTCGGCGAGCAAGCCGACGGTCGCCATCTCGCCGTCGAGCGTGCAGCGGCTCCGGCCGTCGGCACTCACGCGACGGCGTGCGACGATCTCCTCCCCCGCCGCACCGAACCGGCCCTCGACCATCGCCTCGGAAGCGCCCGCCCGCACGGACCCAGAGTCGGCTCGATCGCCGAGCAGCAGCTTGAGCGCGCCCAGGAGCGCCGTCTTGCCGGTGCCGGTCTCGCCGGTGAGCGCCGTCATGCCCGGGCCGAACTCGAGCCATGCCTCCTCGATGAGAGCCAGGTCGCGAACGTGCAGCTCGTCGAGCATGTCTAGCCCCCGAAGAACTCGGACGAGAGCGTCTCGTAGAAGTGGCGCCCGTCGAGTTTGACCAGCAACACGTCGACCGATCCGCGGGACACTGTGACGCGCTCCAGGAGCTGCCGGCACGGCGTTGGGTCGCCGTCGACCACGAGACAGGCGTCTGCGCGCGTCGGGTCCGGAAGGGTGATTTCGACCGTGTCGTTGACGTCTGTGACGATGGCGCGGGATCGCAACGTGTGCGGCGCCACCGGTACCACGACCATGCCGCCGAATCCCGGCGCGACAGCAGGGCCGCCCGCCGAAAGCGCGTATGCGGTGGATCCGGTCGCGGTAGCGACCACGATTCCGTCGGCGCGGGCTTTGAGGATGGAGTGGCCGTCGATCGTCAGGTCGAACGCGACCACGCGCCCCGAAGGACCGCGCGATACGACGATCTCGTTGAGCGCGAGATAGCTGCCAACCGGTCGGCCGTCCATGATGACCTCCGCGCGCAACGTGGCGCGCCGCTCCACGCGAGCCTCCCCCGACAACGTCGTCTCGATTGCCTCGCGCATGTGCTCGGGGCTCGCTCCAGATAGGAAGCCGAGTCTCCCGAACTTCACCCCGAGCATTGGGATCTCAGCGCCGCCGAGCAGATGCACGGCCTTCAGAATCGTGCCGTCGCCGCCCAGTGCAACCGTGAGCGCCAGATCGCCGAAATCGGTCGACGCCACGCCAAAGTCCGCGAGTCCGGACTCCTCGGCGTCAGACTGCGCCAGCACGGGCTCGAGCCCCTGTCCGAGCAGCCACGTCGATAGCTCGGCAGCCGCGGCCACCGCGCCAGGATGCCGCGTGTTGGGTACGAGCAGAACCCGCATGCTCACAAGCCTCCCAGCTTCTCGTGTGCTAGGGCGACGACCTCTTCGGCCGTCGCCGCAGTTGACTCTCCATCGCGCCCCGCCCACAACCAGAACTCGATGTTACCCTCCGGGCCCTTGATGGGCGAGAACGTCAGGCCCCTGATCGCCAGTCCGGCCTCGTCTGCGGCGGCGGCGGCCCCACGCAAGACCTCGATGTGGACGGCAGGGTCTGTTACGACGCCCTTTTTTCCCACGTGCCCCTTACTCGCCTCGAACTGCGGCTTTACCAGCGCGACGAGCATACCCGCCTCACCGAGCAATGCCACAACGTGCGGCATCACAGCCCGCAGCGAGATAAACGACACGTCGACCACCGCAAGGTCGAAAGGCGCTCCAAGCTCCGTGGGATCGGTGGCGCGGATGTTGGTGCGCTCTACGACAGTGACGCGGTCGTCCGTGCGAAGTGACCAAGCGAGCTGTCCATAGCCGACGTCGATCGCGACGACATCCGACACACCACGCTGGAGTAGGCAGTCGGTGAATCCGCCGGTGGATACACCCACGTCGACCGCGTGGGCGCCCGAAACGTCGATGCCGAAGACCTCCAGGGCACCGTCCAGCTTCTCCCCACCGCGCGAGACGAAGCGTCGGTGCGCTGTGATTTCGATGACGGCGTCCTCAGTGACGGGCTGCCCAGCCTTGGTGACGATCTCGCCATCGACGCGCACGTCCCCGGCGAGCACGGCCGCCCGCGCTCTTTCGAGCGACGGCAACAGCCCGCGCTCAGCGAGCTCCGCGTCGATGCGGCGCCGTGTCACGATCGTCCGCCTCTCCTGCTGAGTCCAGCGAGCCAGAGCTCGACGCCACGTCCTCGAGGCGACCGACGACCGCGGCCGTCACGCCTTCAGGGGTAAGCCCCATGTCCGAGAGCAGGCGCGAAGTCGCACCGTGCGTAACGAAGCAGTCCGGAATGGCGAGCCGCAGCACGGGTACGGTCAGCCGAAGATCGGCCAGCGCCTCGCAAACGCCGCTGCCGAAGCCACCCATGCTGGTGTTCTCCTCGACGGTAACCACCAAGCGGTGGGAGTTGGCCGCCCACGAGATCGTCTCAAGGTCGAGCGGCTTGACCCACCGAGCGTTGACCACACTTGCCGAGACCCCCGCGGCCTCGAGCAGGTCAGCAGCAGCTAGGCATGTCTGCGTCATGCGCCCTGCAGCCAGCATCGCGACGTCGCTGCCTTCTCGGCGGATGTCGGCCTTGGCGGCCTCCCAGGCCCGGGCCTCGGCGGGCAGCTCGAGACCGATGCCGGCACCACGCGGGTAGCGGATGGCCACGGGCCCGTCTGCGACGATTGCCGTGTGCAGCGCCTCGGCGAGTTCGATCTCGTCGGAGGGCGCGAGAATCGTCATGTTGGGGATCGAGCGAAGGTACGTCAGGTCGAAGACGCCGTGGTGAGTGGGGCCATCCTCGCCCACAAGGCCCGCGCGGTCCAAGCAGAACACCACGTGCAGGTTCTGCAGCGCGACATCCATGATCAGCTGGTCGTAGGCGCGCTGCAGGAACGTCGAGTAGATTGCGACCACCGGGATGCGGCCGCCCACGGCCATGCCGGCGGCCATGCCGACAGCGTGCTCCTCGGCGATACCGACATCGTAGAAGCGGTCGGGATAGGCCTTTGCGAAGCGGTCCAGCCCGGTTCCCGACGGCATTGCGGCGGTGATAGCCACGATGCGGTCGTCGCGGGCCGCCTCGGCTACGAGAGAGCGCGAGAACGCCTCGGTGAAGCTCATCGGACCGCCACTCCCGTTGACCTTGCCGGTCGCGATGGAGAACGGGCCGATTCCGTGGAACGCGTCGGGGTGATTCTGGGCGTGCTCGTAGCCTTGGCCCTTGCGTGTCACGGCGTGAATGATCACCGGGCCATCGATGCTCTTGGCGCGCTCGACCGAAGCCTGCACCTGCGCGATGTCGTGGCCGTCGATGGGGCCGACGTACTTCAGCCCCAGCTCCTCGAAGAGCATCCCAGGCACGAGGAGCTGCTTGAACGACTCCTTGACCGCCTCGCCAGCGCCGACCATGACGCGGCCGATGGGGTGGATCGCGAGTGCCGACTCCACACCGTCGCGAAGGCGCGTGTAGCGCGGATCCAGACGCACGCGAGCCAGGTAACTCGCCAGCGCGCCCACGTTCTGCGAGATCGACATCTCGTTATCGTTGAGTACGATCACCAGCCGCGTACCGAGATGCCCGATGTGGTTGAGTGCCTCAAACGCCATCCCGCCGGTGAGCGAACCGTCCCCGATGACCGCCAAGATCGTCTCGTCACCGCCGCGTGCGTCACGCGCCAGCGCCATGCCGAGCGCGACCGAGAGCGAGTCGGAGGCGTGACCGGTGTCGAAAGCGTCGTACGGGCTCTCGCTGCGCTTGGGGAAGCCGCACACGCCGCCGTACTGTCGAAGCGTGTCGAAACGGGCGAGCCGTCCGGTGATGAGCTTGTGCACGTACGACTGGTGGCCGACGTCGAAGATGATGCGGTCGGCCGGGCAGTCCAGTGCGCGGTGGATGCCGAGGGTCAGCTCCACCGCTCCCAGATTGGGAGCGAGATGCCCGCCGGTCGCCGAGACGGTGTGCACAAGCTCGTCGCGGATCTCCTTGGACAGACGCGTCAGCTGGACGTCAGAGAGTGCTTTGACGTCGCAGGGCGCGCTTATCGAGTCAAGGATGCGTTCGGGCACCGAGCGAGATCATCTCCATTGCGTTGCTTCTGGCTTGGCTACGGGCCGTCAGATGAGGATACTTCCCCCGCTGCCTGCGGGACAACGAGCGTAGACGCCGTGTTACCGCTCGGCAGCCGACGGGTCGTCGGCGTCTTGAAGGCTCTCGGCGGGCGATTCTTCGGCCCAAGCGTCGTCGGCGTCCTCGAAGTCGTCGGAAACCGAGTACTCGCTGACCTCAATCACCTCGGCGACGAAGTTGCCGTCGTCGTCGGAGATAACGACGTCCTCGATGACCGCGACACCTTCGACCACAACGGTCTCGTCTTCCCCCGACGTCTCGACAGCAGCCTCCGGCTGCGCTGCCTCGGGCACTGCGACAGCATCCTCCACCGCACCAGAGACCTCCTCACCACCAAGCTCGGGTGGCGTGGTGCCGACCCAGTCCTGGTGGTCGATCAGCTCGGTACAGGCGTTGGCGAGACGAACGCCCTCCTCGAGCAGATCGAGGCTCTTCTCCAGTGACGTGTCCTTCTTGCGCACCTGCGACACGATCTCCTCGAGTCTCGTGCGCGCCGTGCTGAAGCTGTACGATTCGTCGGCCATGCTACTCAGGCTCCTGATCTGCATGCTCTTCGCGCCTCAAAGCGATCTTACCGAGCACTCCGTTGACGAACTTCGACGAGTCCTCGCCGCCGTATACCTTGGCCAGCTCGACTGCCTCGTTGATCGCCACGCTGGGCGGGACCTCGGCGTCGTAGAGGATCTCGTAGGTGGCAATGCGCAAGATGTTGCGGTCGACCAGCGGCATGCGCGTCACGGCCCAGTTCTCCGAGACCTCGCCGATCATCTCGTCCAGGCCGTCGATGTACTTCTCAACACCGCCGACAAGCTCTCGGCAGTACTCATCGGGCTCGCCGTCTTCCAGCGAGTACATCTTCAGGCCGAGAATGCGGCTGATGGTGTCCCCGGTTATGTCGCGTTGATAGAGGATCTGCAACGCCTGGCGGCGCGCGCGGGTACGCTCAAGCATCCGCTACTCGGCGAACACGATGCCGTCGACATATACGTCGACGCCGGCGATCTCGACGCCCACCTGGCTCGAGACTGCGTCCGCTACGGCAACCTGCACCGCGGTGGCGACGTCCTTGAGCTTGTGGCCATAGAGCACCTGGATGTGGATCGTTGCGGTGATGCCTCCGTCTTCGGCAACACACACGTCGACGGCGCGAGCGCCCTTGCGGGCACCTTTCTGGACCAGTCCGGCGATGCCGGGGGCGCCGACGGCTGCAACGCCTTCGACGGTCTCGGTGGCCATGGTCACGATTGTGTCGAGGACTCCGGGCGCGATACCCAGGCCTTCGAGGCGAATCTCATCAGACATCGTCGTCTCCCTTGCTGGCGCCTAGACCGACATCTCGGTCTCGACGAAGTCAGTATAGACGTCGCCTCTCTGGAAGGCCTCGTTCTCCACGACCGCCTGATGGAACGGGATCGTGGTAGGAATGCCCACGACGATGAACTCGTCCAGGGCGCGACGGGCGCGCGCGACAGCTTCGTCGCGCGTCTCGCCCCACACGACCAGCTTGCCCAACAGCGAGTCGTAGGTGGGCGGTACACGGTAACCGGAGTAGACGTGGCTGTCGATGCGCACTCCGAAGCCGCCAGGAGGGTTGAACACTTCGATCAGGCCGGGGTGCGGCCGGAAGTTGTGCGCGGGGTCTTCGGCATTGATGCGGAACTCGATGGCGTGTCCACGCTTGACGATCTCGGCCTGCGTCTTGTGGCGCATCTCCTCGCCTGCGGCGATACGAATCTGCTCCTTGATCACGTCGACGCCCGTAATCTGCTCGGTGATGGGATGCTCGACTTGGACGCGCGTGTTCATCTCCATGAAGTAGAACTTGCCGTCGGTGTCGAGCAGGAACTCGATCGTGCCGGCGTTTT is a window from the Coriobacteriia bacterium genome containing:
- a CDS encoding copper transporter, giving the protein MYNLRYHIASLVAVFLALAIGIVLGGLVVRQGVFDSQQRALVSSLQSEFNTIKKQNTALRSSLSLEDAYASQMTDEWTAGRLAGRTVMILTSGASGEGADEAVKAVKGAGGTAAVVTLSKPGFGLSQSTIASAAASAMGSATVTPTREQVAKQLAAEWSGAATAHTLSDALVSSGAMKLSGFSASTVATMAVDLAAFDGQPDVAGLDVSQAYGAAGMYAMGAETIDSNSGVAAAAAARKLSAFDTLGTSAGRFTLVALLTGGQQGYYSNSVRGASPFPAVPKP
- the steA gene encoding putative cytokinetic ring protein SteA, with the translated sequence MRHEGVAKLDKRTKDLVKRLGPDDIAIIDHVDMDRVSAESLLETGVEVVVNAAPSISGAYPNLGPLLLTRGGVTLIDAAGCEIFEQIHEGDIIQVIGDEILSGKKVIATGTRLSVKDVEERMEAAKVGLGEQLDRFARNTIEYLEKEKGILIDEMWVPPTDVHIEGRQVLVVVRGYDFKEDLDTLKPYINEMRPVLIGVDGGADAIMEAGFEPDVIVGDMDSVTDVALKSGAELIVHAYPDGRAPGMARLKELGLDGVAWPLAATSEDLALLLAWESGADLIVAVGTHANLVEYLDKGRKGMASTFLVRLKVGPKLVDAKGVNKLYRASVSPSYLFLILVAGIVVVGTVILISPSARAFIELIVLRMRIMFGA
- a CDS encoding DNA repair protein RecN; the protein is MLDELHVRDLALIEEAWLEFGPGMTALTGETGTGKTALLGALKLLLGDRADSGSVRAGASEAMVEGRFGAAGEEIVARRRVSADGRSRCTLDGEMATVGLLAEKLGPLVDLHGQHDHQALLQPASHVGYLDRWAGSAAADARDEYRAARTAHRDAVATRDHLAAQLAEGARNADYLRFVADEIGAAAPLPGEDAEIEARLPALQHAERLADAASEAVQLVRGDGGATDCLALAIAELAKSAGIDPALDALAERLVEAGALADDAGAELRAYRDAIQHDPASLDALLARTAELHGLIRKYGPRLDDVIATRDDAVASLTAFDAGEEGMRAADEAVEAAEGDLRVAADRLAAARAGAVPSFIDALGAAVSDLAMQGARFEVAISDLAFDHWTAEGSHRIEFLFAPAPGQPPRPLAKIASGGEISRVMLALKGVLGEADTVETLVFDEIDAGIGGATAHAVGRRLAKLAESHQVIVVTHLAQVAAYADAQLVVSKSLGELSAATSVQLVEAESRVAEIARMLAGNDSTTAIAHARELLRAAKQPI
- a CDS encoding NAD(+)/NADH kinase, with the translated sequence MRVLLVPNTRHPGAVAAAAELSTWLLGQGLEPVLAQSDAEESGLADFGVASTDFGDLALTVALGGDGTILKAVHLLGGAEIPMLGVKFGRLGFLSGASPEHMREAIETTLSGEARVERRATLRAEVIMDGRPVGSYLALNEIVVSRGPSGRVVAFDLTIDGHSILKARADGIVVATATGSTAYALSAGGPAVAPGFGGMVVVPVAPHTLRSRAIVTDVNDTVEITLPDPTRADACLVVDGDPTPCRQLLERVTVSRGSVDVLLVKLDGRHFYETLSSEFFGG
- a CDS encoding TlyA family RNA methyltransferase; translation: MTRRRIDAELAERGLLPSLERARAAVLAGDVRVDGEIVTKAGQPVTEDAVIEITAHRRFVSRGGEKLDGALEVFGIDVSGAHAVDVGVSTGGFTDCLLQRGVSDVVAIDVGYGQLAWSLRTDDRVTVVERTNIRATDPTELGAPFDLAVVDVSFISLRAVMPHVVALLGEAGMLVALVKPQFEASKGHVGKKGVVTDPAVHIEVLRGAAAAADEAGLAIRGLTFSPIKGPEGNIEFWLWAGRDGESTAATAEEVVALAHEKLGGL
- the dxs gene encoding 1-deoxy-D-xylulose-5-phosphate synthase, translating into MPERILDSISAPCDVKALSDVQLTRLSKEIRDELVHTVSATGGHLAPNLGAVELTLGIHRALDCPADRIIFDVGHQSYVHKLITGRLARFDTLRQYGGVCGFPKRSESPYDAFDTGHASDSLSVALGMALARDARGGDETILAVIGDGSLTGGMAFEALNHIGHLGTRLVIVLNDNEMSISQNVGALASYLARVRLDPRYTRLRDGVESALAIHPIGRVMVGAGEAVKESFKQLLVPGMLFEELGLKYVGPIDGHDIAQVQASVERAKSIDGPVIIHAVTRKGQGYEHAQNHPDAFHGIGPFSIATGKVNGSGGPMSFTEAFSRSLVAEAARDDRIVAITAAMPSGTGLDRFAKAYPDRFYDVGIAEEHAVGMAAGMAVGGRIPVVAIYSTFLQRAYDQLIMDVALQNLHVVFCLDRAGLVGEDGPTHHGVFDLTYLRSIPNMTILAPSDEIELAEALHTAIVADGPVAIRYPRGAGIGLELPAEARAWEAAKADIRREGSDVAMLAAGRMTQTCLAAADLLEAAGVSASVVNARWVKPLDLETISWAANSHRLVVTVEENTSMGGFGSGVCEALADLRLTVPVLRLAIPDCFVTHGATSRLLSDMGLTPEGVTAAVVGRLEDVASSSGSLDSAGEADDRDTAPHRRGAR
- the xseB gene encoding exodeoxyribonuclease VII small subunit, with translation MADESYSFSTARTRLEEIVSQVRKKDTSLEKSLDLLEEGVRLANACTELIDHQDWVGTTPPELGGEEVSGAVEDAVAVPEAAQPEAAVETSGEDETVVVEGVAVIEDVVISDDDGNFVAEVIEVSEYSVSDDFEDADDAWAEESPAESLQDADDPSAAER
- the nusB gene encoding transcription antitermination factor NusB, yielding MLERTRARRQALQILYQRDITGDTISRILGLKMYSLEDGEPDEYCRELVGGVEKYIDGLDEMIGEVSENWAVTRMPLVDRNILRIATYEILYDAEVPPSVAINEAVELAKVYGGEDSSKFVNGVLGKIALRREEHADQEPE
- a CDS encoding Asp23/Gls24 family envelope stress response protein; the protein is MSDEIRLEGLGIAPGVLDTIVTMATETVEGVAAVGAPGIAGLVQKGARKGARAVDVCVAEDGGITATIHIQVLYGHKLKDVATAVQVAVADAVSSQVGVEIAGVDVYVDGIVFAE